From the genome of Labrus bergylta chromosome 4, fLabBer1.1, whole genome shotgun sequence, one region includes:
- the cmpk gene encoding UMP-CMP kinase gives MIGRVFGYVSQRVPSLLYRVSLTMKPQVVFVLGGPGAGKGTQCSRIVENYNYTHLSAGDLLRAERAREESEFGQLIANYIKEGKIVPVEITINLLRKAMEETMQQDEKKFRFLIDGFPRNEDNLEGWNTVMDSKADVKFVLFFDCSNEVCIDRCLERGKVSGRTDDNRESLEKRIQTYLQSTRPIIALYEKLGKVRTVDASRSVDEVFGDVKTILDKEG, from the exons ATGATCGGCCGTGTGTTCGGTTACGTGTCTCAGAGGGTGCCGAGCTTGTTGTACCGGGTGTCGCTGACGATGAAGCCGCAGGTTGTGTTCGTGCTGGGCGGGCCGGGAGCCGGTAAAGGGACCCAGTGCTCCAGAATCGTGGAG AACTACAACTACACCCATCTGTCAGCTGGAGACTTGCTGAGGGCGGAGCGAGCCAGAGAGGAGTCTGAGTTTGGACAGCTCATTGCCAACTACATCAAAGAGGGAAAAATTGTCCCTGTGGAGATTACTATCAATTTACTCAGGAAG GCGATGGAAGAAACCATGCAGCAAGATGAGAAAAAGTTCCGCTTCCTCATAGACGGTTTTCCCCGCAACGAGGACAACCTGGAGGGCTGGAACACCGTCATGGATAGCAAAGCAGATGTCAAGTTTGTGCTTTTCTTTGACTGCAGTAATGAG GTTTGCATCGACAGATGTCTAGAAAGAGGGAAGGTCAGCGGACGCACGGATGATAACAGAGAAAGTTTGGAGAAAAG AATCCAAACCTACCTGCAGTCTACACGACCAATCATTGCACTGTATGAGAAACTCGGCAAGGTGCGCACTGTAGACGCCTCTCGCTCTGTGGACGAG GTGTTCGGTGATGTGAAAACCATCCTGGACAAAGAGGGTTGA
- the fam78ba gene encoding protein FAM78B isoform X2, with protein sequence MLSGPPGSPARGNSATRTETVWSSWELPELREGRVKAISDSDGVSYPWYGNTTETVTLTGPTSKPSRLTVSMNDNFYPSVTWAVPISNSNTPMLTHITRDQSFITWLVAMNSVTKERIVLQTVRWRMRVDIAVDPDMPLGSRASLVGRPYQEQPHILNYQEPIPPNALGRPNANDAQVLMWRPRRGAPLVVIPPK encoded by the exons ATGCTCTCCGGTCCGCCAGGTTCTCCAGCGAGAGGAAACAGTGCGACGAGAACCGAGACAGTCTG GTCCAGCTGGGAGCTACCAGAGCTTCGAGAGGGTCGGGTCAAGGCCATCAGCGACTCAGACGGTGTCAGCTACCCGTGGTATGGCAACACCACAGAGACTGTCACCTTGACCGGGCCAACGTCCAAACCGTCCCGTCTGACGGTCAGCATGAACGACAACTTCTACCCCAGCGTGACCTGGGCAGTGCCCATCAGCAACAGTAACACGCCCATGTTGACCCACATCACCCGGGACCAGAGCTTCATCACCTGGCTGGTAGCCATGAACTCCGTCACCAAG gagcGTATCGTGTTGCAGACGGTGCGGTGGCGGATGCGCGTGGACATCGCCGTTGACCCCGACATGCCTCTGGGCTCTCGGGCCTCGTTGGTGGGCCGTCCTTACCAGGAGCAGCCACACATCCTCAACTACCAGGAGCCCATCCCTCCCAACGCGCTGGGGAGACCCAACGCCAACGACGCCCAAGTGCTGATGTGGAGGCCGAGGAGAGGGGCACCACTTGTGGTCATACCTCCAAAATAA
- the fam78ba gene encoding protein FAM78B isoform X1 translates to MCILVRKHLLPSSLVLLILLVACTMGCIQSIACKPRIKRENIVVYEVSASIDQCPTIIEENSPIVLRYKTPYFRASAGVVMPPVPRNETWVVGWIQACTQMEFYNTYGDIGMSSWELPELREGRVKAISDSDGVSYPWYGNTTETVTLTGPTSKPSRLTVSMNDNFYPSVTWAVPISNSNTPMLTHITRDQSFITWLVAMNSVTKERIVLQTVRWRMRVDIAVDPDMPLGSRASLVGRPYQEQPHILNYQEPIPPNALGRPNANDAQVLMWRPRRGAPLVVIPPK, encoded by the exons ATGTGCATACTGGTCAGGAAACATTTGCTCCCTTCTTCTCTGGTTTTGCTCATTTTGCTCGTTGCCTGCACTATGGGCTGTATTCAGAGCATTGCATGCAAGCCCCGCATCAAGCGGGAGAACATTGTGGTGTATGAGGTGTCAGCCTCCATTGACCAGTGTCCCACCATCATCGAGGAGAACTCACCGATTGTACTCCGCTACAAGACGCCGTACTTCAGGGCCTCAGCAGGTGTGGTGATGCCACCGGTGCCCCGCAATGAGACCTGGGTGGTTGGATGGATCCAAGCTTGTACTCAAATGGAGTTTTACAATACATATGGGGACATTGGCAT GTCCAGCTGGGAGCTACCAGAGCTTCGAGAGGGTCGGGTCAAGGCCATCAGCGACTCAGACGGTGTCAGCTACCCGTGGTATGGCAACACCACAGAGACTGTCACCTTGACCGGGCCAACGTCCAAACCGTCCCGTCTGACGGTCAGCATGAACGACAACTTCTACCCCAGCGTGACCTGGGCAGTGCCCATCAGCAACAGTAACACGCCCATGTTGACCCACATCACCCGGGACCAGAGCTTCATCACCTGGCTGGTAGCCATGAACTCCGTCACCAAG gagcGTATCGTGTTGCAGACGGTGCGGTGGCGGATGCGCGTGGACATCGCCGTTGACCCCGACATGCCTCTGGGCTCTCGGGCCTCGTTGGTGGGCCGTCCTTACCAGGAGCAGCCACACATCCTCAACTACCAGGAGCCCATCCCTCCCAACGCGCTGGGGAGACCCAACGCCAACGACGCCCAAGTGCTGATGTGGAGGCCGAGGAGAGGGGCACCACTTGTGGTCATACCTCCAAAATAA
- the bcl6ab gene encoding BCL6A transcription repressor b isoform X1: MHRVSRKLSQDFESMATTTDDCIQFTRHACDVLLNFNRLRSRNILTDVTIQVDGQQFRAHKAILVACSGFFYSVFMDPKNRNLSAISLDPKVDPKGFSILLDFMYTSCLNLKDSLAVATMNTAVYLQMEHVADTCHRFIKSRNQILNMTVEEVQMNSLCLPEERPTAEKEQDFRNIHTSNSSYIPNVFRGINTSGSYHVYGDPQVPSVQLEGPHKSSNLTRGGALPQKQCSQVAPSEANTSISDPVPSRPSFPTTIMRPAGAQESLQRPATPMEKDSIQHPQNSCLRLSPGFLKGVISSPQSPLRSDCQPNSPTESNSSRSATLSLNQSSDCSSNTKARNWKKYKLIVMNQTPDENEKEVQGGDPESEAIAMSPTLSPYRREAEGNGDVQTEEGAGEHREEIFMFQSSDSFSSSPCSSLGQRRCSSCGCDSPRCMDMGHLSPDSYSREEAAIIHSQCSSSPGENNTYFCNGCDSKFLEEDSLKDHMVQVHSDKPYKCDCCQAAFRYKGNLASHKTVHTGAKPYHCNICGAQFNRPANLKTHSRIHSGEKPYKCETCGSRFVQVAHLRAHVLIHTGEKPYPCEICGTHFRHLQTLKSHMRIHTGEKPYHCEKCDLHFRHKSQLRLHLRQKHGAVTNTKAQYRRTPSNVLTGLMSAC, from the exons ATTTTGAAAGCATGGCGACGACTACGGATGACTGCATCCAATTCACCCGACATGCATGCGATGTATTACTCAACTTCAACCGCCTCCGCAGCAGGAACATCCTGACCGATGTCACCATACAGGTGGACGGACAGCAGTTTCGTGCTCATAAGGCCATTTTGGTGGCCTGCAG cgGCTTCTTTTATTCTGTGTTCATGGACCCCAAGAACAGAAACCTCAGTGCCATAAGCTTAGACCCCAAAGTGGATCCCAAAGGTTTCTCAATCCTGCTGGACTTCATGTACACGTCCTGTCTGAACCTGAAGGACAGTCTGGCCGTTGCCACGATGAATACAGCGGTCTACCTCCAGATGGAGCATGTGGCCGACACCTGCCACAGGTTCATCAAGTCCAG AAATCAGATTCTCAACATGACAGTTGAGGAGGTACAGATGAACTCATTATGTCTGCCCGAGGAGAGGCCTACTGCTGAAAAAGAGCAAGACTTTAGAAACATTCACACATCGAACTCCTCCTACATCCCCAATGTCTTCAGGGGGATCAACACTTCCGGCTCCTATCACGTCTACGGGGACCCCCAGGTCCCTTCTGTACAGCTTGAAGGTCCCCATAAGTCAAGCAACCTTACCAGAGGAGGGGCTCTGCCTCAGAAACAATGCTCCCAGGTGGCTCCCAGTGAGGCCAACACCAGCATCTCTGACCCTGTACCATCCCGCCCCAGTTTCCCCACCACCATCATGAGACCAGCAGGAGCTCAAGAGAGCCTTCAAAGACCTGCTACACCCATGGAGAAAGACAGCATTCAGCACCCGCAAAACAGCTGCCTCAGACTGTCTCCAGGTTTTCTTAAAGGTGTGATCAGTAGCCCTCAAAGCCCCCTGAGATCTGACTGCCAGCCCAACTCACCAACTGAGTCCAACAGCAGCAGAAGCGCCACACTAAGCCTTAATCAGTCGTCTGACTGTTCAAGCAACACCAAGGCTCGCAACTGGAAGAAGTACAAGCTGATCGTTATGAACCAAACACCTGACGAGAACGAGAAGGAGGTCCAGGGAGGCGACCCAGAATCTGAAGCCATCGCCATGTCCCCCACGCTGAGCCCGTATAGGAGAGAAGCTGAGGGAAACGGTGATGTTCAGACAGAAGAGGGAGCCGGTGAGCACAGAGAGGAAATCTTCATGTTTCAGAGTTCAGACAGCTTCAGCAGTAGCCCCTGCAGCAGCCTCGG CCAGCGCAGATGTTCCTCCTGTGGCTGTGACAGCCCTCGATGCATGGATATGGGTCATCTCTCTCCCGACTCATACAGCAGAGAAGAGGCCGCCATAATACACTCGCAGTGTTCCTCCTCCCCTGGTG aaaACAACACATACTTCTGTAATGGCTGTGACTCTAAGTTCTTAGAAGAGGACTCCCTCAAAGACCACATGGTCCAGGTCCACAGCGATAAGCCGTACAAGTGCGACTGCTGCCAGGCCGCCTTCCGCTACAAGGGCAACCTGGCCAGCCATAAGACTGTTCACACTG GTGCGAAGCCATACCACTGCAACATCTGTGGTGCTCAGTTTAACCGACCAGCAAACCTCAAGACACACTCGCGCATCCACTCTGGAGAGAAGCCTTACAAGTGTGAGACCTGCGGCTCCAGATTTGTCCAG GTGGCCCATCTTCGCGCTCACGTGTTGATCCACACCGGAGAGAAGCCGTATCCGTGTGAGATCTGTGGCACACACTTTCGTCACCTTCAGACGCTCAAGAGCCACATGCGCATTCATACGGGAGAGAAGCCTTATCAT TGTGAAAAATGTGACCTCCACTTCAGACACAAGAGTCAGCTGAGGCTTCACCTCCGGCAGAAGCACGGCGCCGTCACCAACACCAAGGCCCAGTATCGAAGGACTCCCAGTAACGTCCTCACAGGCCTGATGAGCGCCTGCTGA
- the bcl6ab gene encoding BCL6A transcription repressor b isoform X2 has translation MATTTDDCIQFTRHACDVLLNFNRLRSRNILTDVTIQVDGQQFRAHKAILVACSGFFYSVFMDPKNRNLSAISLDPKVDPKGFSILLDFMYTSCLNLKDSLAVATMNTAVYLQMEHVADTCHRFIKSRNQILNMTVEEVQMNSLCLPEERPTAEKEQDFRNIHTSNSSYIPNVFRGINTSGSYHVYGDPQVPSVQLEGPHKSSNLTRGGALPQKQCSQVAPSEANTSISDPVPSRPSFPTTIMRPAGAQESLQRPATPMEKDSIQHPQNSCLRLSPGFLKGVISSPQSPLRSDCQPNSPTESNSSRSATLSLNQSSDCSSNTKARNWKKYKLIVMNQTPDENEKEVQGGDPESEAIAMSPTLSPYRREAEGNGDVQTEEGAGEHREEIFMFQSSDSFSSSPCSSLGQRRCSSCGCDSPRCMDMGHLSPDSYSREEAAIIHSQCSSSPGENNTYFCNGCDSKFLEEDSLKDHMVQVHSDKPYKCDCCQAAFRYKGNLASHKTVHTGAKPYHCNICGAQFNRPANLKTHSRIHSGEKPYKCETCGSRFVQVAHLRAHVLIHTGEKPYPCEICGTHFRHLQTLKSHMRIHTGEKPYHCEKCDLHFRHKSQLRLHLRQKHGAVTNTKAQYRRTPSNVLTGLMSAC, from the exons ATGGCGACGACTACGGATGACTGCATCCAATTCACCCGACATGCATGCGATGTATTACTCAACTTCAACCGCCTCCGCAGCAGGAACATCCTGACCGATGTCACCATACAGGTGGACGGACAGCAGTTTCGTGCTCATAAGGCCATTTTGGTGGCCTGCAG cgGCTTCTTTTATTCTGTGTTCATGGACCCCAAGAACAGAAACCTCAGTGCCATAAGCTTAGACCCCAAAGTGGATCCCAAAGGTTTCTCAATCCTGCTGGACTTCATGTACACGTCCTGTCTGAACCTGAAGGACAGTCTGGCCGTTGCCACGATGAATACAGCGGTCTACCTCCAGATGGAGCATGTGGCCGACACCTGCCACAGGTTCATCAAGTCCAG AAATCAGATTCTCAACATGACAGTTGAGGAGGTACAGATGAACTCATTATGTCTGCCCGAGGAGAGGCCTACTGCTGAAAAAGAGCAAGACTTTAGAAACATTCACACATCGAACTCCTCCTACATCCCCAATGTCTTCAGGGGGATCAACACTTCCGGCTCCTATCACGTCTACGGGGACCCCCAGGTCCCTTCTGTACAGCTTGAAGGTCCCCATAAGTCAAGCAACCTTACCAGAGGAGGGGCTCTGCCTCAGAAACAATGCTCCCAGGTGGCTCCCAGTGAGGCCAACACCAGCATCTCTGACCCTGTACCATCCCGCCCCAGTTTCCCCACCACCATCATGAGACCAGCAGGAGCTCAAGAGAGCCTTCAAAGACCTGCTACACCCATGGAGAAAGACAGCATTCAGCACCCGCAAAACAGCTGCCTCAGACTGTCTCCAGGTTTTCTTAAAGGTGTGATCAGTAGCCCTCAAAGCCCCCTGAGATCTGACTGCCAGCCCAACTCACCAACTGAGTCCAACAGCAGCAGAAGCGCCACACTAAGCCTTAATCAGTCGTCTGACTGTTCAAGCAACACCAAGGCTCGCAACTGGAAGAAGTACAAGCTGATCGTTATGAACCAAACACCTGACGAGAACGAGAAGGAGGTCCAGGGAGGCGACCCAGAATCTGAAGCCATCGCCATGTCCCCCACGCTGAGCCCGTATAGGAGAGAAGCTGAGGGAAACGGTGATGTTCAGACAGAAGAGGGAGCCGGTGAGCACAGAGAGGAAATCTTCATGTTTCAGAGTTCAGACAGCTTCAGCAGTAGCCCCTGCAGCAGCCTCGG CCAGCGCAGATGTTCCTCCTGTGGCTGTGACAGCCCTCGATGCATGGATATGGGTCATCTCTCTCCCGACTCATACAGCAGAGAAGAGGCCGCCATAATACACTCGCAGTGTTCCTCCTCCCCTGGTG aaaACAACACATACTTCTGTAATGGCTGTGACTCTAAGTTCTTAGAAGAGGACTCCCTCAAAGACCACATGGTCCAGGTCCACAGCGATAAGCCGTACAAGTGCGACTGCTGCCAGGCCGCCTTCCGCTACAAGGGCAACCTGGCCAGCCATAAGACTGTTCACACTG GTGCGAAGCCATACCACTGCAACATCTGTGGTGCTCAGTTTAACCGACCAGCAAACCTCAAGACACACTCGCGCATCCACTCTGGAGAGAAGCCTTACAAGTGTGAGACCTGCGGCTCCAGATTTGTCCAG GTGGCCCATCTTCGCGCTCACGTGTTGATCCACACCGGAGAGAAGCCGTATCCGTGTGAGATCTGTGGCACACACTTTCGTCACCTTCAGACGCTCAAGAGCCACATGCGCATTCATACGGGAGAGAAGCCTTATCAT TGTGAAAAATGTGACCTCCACTTCAGACACAAGAGTCAGCTGAGGCTTCACCTCCGGCAGAAGCACGGCGCCGTCACCAACACCAAGGCCCAGTATCGAAGGACTCCCAGTAACGTCCTCACAGGCCTGATGAGCGCCTGCTGA